A single region of the Drosophila takahashii strain IR98-3 E-12201 chromosome 2R, DtakHiC1v2, whole genome shotgun sequence genome encodes:
- the LOC108060091 gene encoding lipopolysaccharide-induced tumor necrosis factor-alpha factor homolog, with protein sequence MEPVYPAAPLEKPKGSEAAVLQSQPAEHQQLLPPAPPSYDQATSIPAETTGPTPDRPASVTTQHTVVVVPGSPYGPEPMDVQCPHCHNYARTRVSYRPNSRTHLIALILCLFQLYCCVCLPYCISSCMNTNHYCGMCDRYLGTYDRK encoded by the exons ATGGAGCCCGTCTATCCAGCTGCACCCTTGGAGAAACCCAAGGGATCCGAGGCTGCGGTGCTACAGTCCCAACCTGCAGAGCACCAGCAGCTCCTGCCGCCAGCGCCACCGAGCTACGACCAGGCCACCTCCATTCCGGCCGAGACCACGGGACCAACTCCAGACAGACCAGCTTCGGTCACCACCCAGCACACGGTAGTCGTGGTGCCTGGTTCGCCCTACGGCCCGGAACCCATGGACGTGCAGTGCCCGCATTGCCACAATTACGCCCGCACTCGGGTCTCCTACAGACCCAATTCGCGCACCCATCTGATCGCCCTGATATTGTGCCTGTTCCA GTTGTACTGCTGTGTGTGCCTGCCGTATTGCATTTCCAGTTGCATGAACACGAATCACTACTGTGGCATGTGCGATCGTTATTTGGGCACCTACGATCGTAAGTGA
- the LOC108060092 gene encoding lipopolysaccharide-induced tumor necrosis factor-alpha factor homolog translates to MQYNQPPAGPTGYPHQMPPPSYEQVVHVQAPIRVVHTTAPPPVVIIQHQAVLPVGPDPTFITCPHCHVQKLTRVEYSPSVKTHCMAAILCIVGLWCCACLPYCATSCMNANHFCGNCNKFVGVYNSD, encoded by the exons ATGCAGTACAACCAACCGCCGGCGGGGCCAACAGGGTATCCCCATCAGATGCCACCACCGAGTTACGAGCAAGTGGTGCATGTGCAGGCGCCAATTCGAGTGGTTCACACGACGGCACCTCCGCCCGTGGTGATCATACAAC ATCAAGCCGTATTGCCCGTGGGTCCCGATCCTACCTTCATCACCTGTCCGCACTGTCATGTCCAGAAATTGACCCGCGTGGAGTATTCGCCCAGTGTGAAAACGCATTGCATGGCCGCCATTCTCTGCATAGTTGG CCTCTGGTGTTGTGCCTGCCTGCCTTACTGCGCCACCAGCTGCATGAATGCAAATCACTTCTGCGGCAATTGCAACAAGTTCGTCGGCGTTTACAACAGCGATTAG